The genomic interval AGGGTTTGATGCATGTGTAAAAAGTGTTTTTAAGTGTCGGGTTCCGTCCGACATTTAGCGGGTTGGATGATATTCCACCCGATATTAAGTTCAACCCGACTTTATCGGATCAAGTCTGATCGGGTCAGGCGGGGGGGTCGGATTAGTGGTTTTTCTGCATACTTCCTGTGTAGTTGGACTATGcatatttacttgttttaataaatttttttcttcctgttAAAAAAGAATTCTCAGTATCAATCAGATGCAGAAAATAAGAAACTTAGAAAAGACATTAGCTGAAAACATTTTTTGACATTATTTGTTCAAGACTGAAACAAACAAACTTAGGTGTTTCATAGCTTACATGGTAGTACCACACAACTTGccataaaaataagttttaagaaaaagttaaatttaaaccTTAATGGTTCAATGGCATTCTCAGAAAGCATGCATTCAAAATAgcgaataaaatttctcataatacTACAGTATTAGATCTATACCTCACCCTCTAGTTGTTCAATTTTGGCAATGGCCTTGTCATGTTCCTCTTCTACCTCTGCTAATATCAACTCCATCATTTTACATTCTTTAATGGCTATTTGAAGATCGTCTCCCAATTCCTTCCTATCCCACTCAAGATTCTCCAACTCGATCTGGATATCATTCAGATACAATTCAAGCTGCACAGAATAAGAGCCACATATCTACAATATGTTGGGAGCTGAAAATTACAAGCACAAGAAAACGTGCATAAATTAAATGGACACATTCTGATAGATTTGCAGAGCACGACAAGCTGAGTAAAAAACTGGAGATACACCTTGTCAGAAGCAAAAGCAGACACGGTGAACCAACGGAATCCTTTACCCTAGACTCAAAGCGGCACAAAAATCCAACTGAGAATTTCTTTAAGCAATCTAGACGACTTGCATTGGCTTGCAGTGTAATCTTACACAGTTATTGTCCAAAGAAATACAAACTCAAatgctgaaaagaaaaaatctctcaGAAAAGTTCTCTGGTCTATTTGAGGCCCAAAAACAAACTAACTTTTGGTAGGCCATCCCGGTATATATTCTACCGCACCCTTGTATGAAATATTCGTCTTAAGAATCCAAGTGCAGCCATAGTCACACTATTCTATAAACAAACCATTCATGGAATGCTCTTCTGGGCTGGAGGTCAAGGGTAAACctttaacaaaacaaaacataaattatacCCTAGTTTGTCACGCATTTAAATGAATGCTAAAAGTAACCATCATCACATTGCCaagtagaaaatataataaacctgGCATAAACTTCACAGAGACTAAAACGTCATCTTTGGCAAGTTTCATACTTTAACTTCAAAAAATTGTTCAAACTCGTTGCCCTATACCCATCGACAGCCTCATCTAACCAACTCATTAAAATTATACCATTGCTCAATGTGGTGTCGTGTGCATAATTCCAGCAAATTGACAATCAGAAGAAAAGCACAAGCTCAGCTACAATAACCTGAAAGCACTAGACTGGAAATAACTAAGTGAACATAGTACTAACctgcctctctctctttaaGGCATTCAAAATTCGTGCAGGCAGAGATATAAGAGTAACTGTCAACATTATGATTCTGGAGAATAGATTCACGTGGAAGCCAAATGTGGCCCTTACCAACTCCATCCAAGTGTGAATTAAGATGAAAACAGTTTTCATAGCGAAGAAGCATGCTAGTTTGAAAAGTGAGAAAGGCCTTGTCACCAGAATTATGAAGGTAGCCACTAACTCAGAAAACAATGTGATCAGATCCATCATGACTGATGCCTTTCCTGCACAACTACACGCCAACAGcttgaaaaaagttgtagtGGAAATATTTAAGCCTCGACATCCAGATATTCAATGAAACCTTCAAAAAAAGTTAATACAGTAAAAtatacaaagaaagaaaaacaaatgcaaGTTGCAGTCACGAAGTCAAAAGAATCAAGTACAAACATAGCAATCATCTCAATAATTAGGGGAGATTTATCCAACTACtgactttttttcttaaattactCCTAACTGACTGttcctttcttctttgttttatttagtttgcaTAGCCTTGTGATCATTCACAGCTGTCTTGTTGCTGAAATGCCATCAAACCCCTATTGTTTTACTagaagaaaatcttaaaatcaGGAACTAAATGTGAAATACTGTCATGCAATAGATCTGTGAATTGCACACgaggaaaaaatataagaaaaagaaaggaaaagcaTGTGAGGCTCAAAACTAGGAATATACATGATGGAGAAAAGTGGCCCACTGTTTTCATCTCACTTGTGCTGGTGCATAGACTCTTGGATCCTTATGGATAGAAACTAAATTCAAGACCTGAAAACTGAGCTTACCAGAGAACATCCTCAATTCATTCTAACATGCAACAGAAGTGGTCCACATACATATTgagctttttaaaaataatataactgcTTAAAACACGTTCAACTGTTATTGCCGGCAGTAACAGTAATTTATGAAAAGTCCATATGGTAGAGTGAGGCGCTTCAAAGCAAAATGCATCAGAGAATATATCATCAATGATGACTAATGTGCAAGACTAAGGTCCAATGGGCAAACCACTTTGAGGaaggtacttttttttttataagtcactTTTGAGGAAGGTACTTAAGATCAGCCTAAAAGATTCAGCACTACGAAGATGAGATATGTGGACGAGATGTTTCAAAGCTAGGTTCAATTGACCTGCTCTACTATTCTGTcatcaaatatcataaaaaatgagAAGGAATTGAATagaaggagagaaaaacatgTTTCCCAGCCATCACCACATCATTGCCAGCTACCTTCTATGAGGATACCAAAGTGCaaggatattttttttgtttcaaaaagtaagaaaaatctATTAATCGTCATaattaggcaaagcccaagtacataagtagtatacaagagaaatataCCAAATTACAGCGCACttacaaaaaaagaagcatACAAGTCATTTAGATTAACCCCCTCTAATGCAATTGCCTTAACCCAAAGTAacaaagatttataaaataaaagtctaATACCCACCCAAGAACATTCTCTATTATTAAAGCAACgtccattcctctcattccataTACACCATaaaggcaccatcttccaaagcTCCGCTACTTGACGATTATCCCTTACTCCATTCCAACGAGCCAAGAGATCCACCACtctcttaggcatcacccacgcAATATCCATCCTTGCAAATATATCATCCCAAAGAACCTTCACCACATCATAATGGAGAAGAAGGTGGTCTGTTgattctccattccttttgcacataaagcaccaatccattttgaaaatactgcactTCCTCAGCTTGTCTATGGTCAGGATTTTATCAGAGGCCAGCTAACCAAAAAAAGCACCTTTTAGAGGCACTTTGCTTttccaaatacacttccaagggaAAGTAGTAGAAGCTTGAGAAGTCAAAGCATTATAAAATGACCTTGCTGAGAAGTTCTTGTTTCCGAGATGAATCCACAACAGTTTGTCTGCTACACCATGCTCCAAAGTCAATGCACATAGGGTGATGTGTAAGTCAGAAATATCTCTCAGTTCCCAATCTTGCGCTGCTCTTATAAATGGCACATTCCACTGCAGCAGGCCATTTGAAATGTCCATATGATCAGCAACTGAAGCTTCCTTGTACACTTGTACAGTGCTATtctgaaaagagaaggaaaagccTCCTTGAGAGCAGTCTCACTGCACCAGACATCAAACCAAAATCTGACCCTAGTGCCTCGACCCACCTTAAATCTGAAACTGCAAAAAAAATCCTCCCAGCCCTTACTAATAAATTTCCAGACACCAACACCATATAAACCATGCACTTCATTAGAAATCTAGCTACCCCAAGTTCTCCCAAATTTAGCATCGACCAAGGTCCTCCATAAAGCATCACCTTCTTGATGGtacctccaaagccatttcccgaGTAAAGCCTTGTTGAAAGTACTCAGCTTTCATatccccaaaccaccacaaGAAAGTGGGGAACAAGTCTTATCCCATTTAATCAAGTGGAACTTTTCCTTATTTCCAAGTCCACCacacaaaaaatcaagaaagaTTTTTTCCATTCTATTAGCCACTCCAAGAGGAATtgggaataaagaaagaaagtacATAGGGAGATTGGATAACGTACGTACGTCAGAGGCAAAGAAGAGACCTTACAACCCAAGATGTCAGCCAGGTCTCCATTTGAATTAACCAAACCAACCAGTGCCAATTCAGATTTAGATAAGTTTACCTTGAGGCCggaaacaacttcaaaacaaagcaagagaGCTCTCAATGATCGAATGTGGTTAGGGTCCGgttcacaaaaaattaaagtatcgTCGGCGAAGAGAAAATGGGATACACATTGATGCTCCCAAATGTTGAaccaccccaaaaaaaaaaaaaaaaaaaaaaaaaaaaaaaaaatcatccattCACAACTACCTTCAACATTCTACTCAAAACAAccataattaaaacaaagagaaaatgagatagaggatctccttgtctcgAACCACGAGAgttgttaaaaaataagaaagatatttgcaactgtgaattgtgcaatcgccacgtaatcgctttgaaaaagtgaataaaatataggaccacattaaaaaaatttaattttttaatagtggaccccactcattttcaaagcaatttttacgcacttcacggttgtatgtagaattactcgttGAAAAAACCCTTGGGAGTGCCATTGACCAGCACTGAAAATCTAGCGGTAGTGATACAATGCTTCATCCAATTGCACCACTTCTCCCCAAAACCAAATCTACCAAgaatgtaaagtaaaaaatCCGAGTTTACATGATCAAAGGCCTTCTCAATGTCAAGTTTGCAAAGTATACCTGGGATGTCAGATCTAATTCTACTATCCAAAAATTCATTGGTGATAAGGACCGAATCCAGAATCTATCTCCCCTTAACAAAAGATTTTGCGGCTTCAAAATAATCTTTTCCATGACCATACTCATACGATTGGAAAGAACCTTGAATATAATCTTGTAGACCCCACTCACAAGACTAATGGTAAAGGCCTTACAATATCTAGGCCCTAGGCCTTGGGTTTGGGAGTATGCTCAAGTGGATACCTCCCGATGCCCCATTAGAGCCAGCCCCTTACATTTCAAGATAAAATTTTAGGTTTCATTAATCACAGAGTTCGCCCTAGCCTTGCTCCTACCCCTACTTAGACTACCTTCCTGAGCATCACAATTAATAGAGTAAGCAAGTCTCTTCAACCACCCTATCTTTTTTGGCATAAGATCTAGCCAGAAGAGGCTGGCCCACCTCAATAGCTATGAGAAGGGCTTTACATTAGTCTTCGAAACCCTCACATGAAATCCCTATACATTCCCGTATTTCATCCACTTTCTACAAAACCCAATCTGACTGCAAATCTATCCCACTTTCGCCGGCAACACAGAACAGATAGGGCTTGGAGCGTCCCCCTCCCCTATCTCACCAAAAGAGGAACAATCAACACCATCTACTAGCTCCCTATAGATCAAGTGCAACTCAGACTCCTTCACAGATTCATCGTTCACAGCCTCCAAGTCATACTCATGAGAGCATGGAACCCTAACACAATCCTCAACGGACTTATCTTGAAAACGTGACCTTACACCCCTCCGAAGTGCTCTCACAGCTATCAACAGGCTGCAAAGGGCCTCCAGTCATCAAAAGCATCCCATTTTCAACAACATGCAAGGAAGACAAGAACGCCCCATCAATCTTGACAGTCTCTTCAGCCAAATCATGACTTAAATCGCACTGAAAAACATAACTGTGCTCCGACAAGCCATCCAGGGGGTCGTCGGCATCCGACAACCTTATCTGTGTCGGCCCGGAGGTTCTTGGAACAAGTGACAACGGCTGTTGAGAGGAAGCCACTTTTGAGGCAACCAAAACATGCCTAGAGACAGACGGTAGAATAGATCCGTGCTCTGGCAAGTCAACTGGAGGGTCGCTGGCGTCCGATATCCTTTTCCATGCTAGCTTGGAGGTCCCTGGATTGCTCGATGGTGAAGGCTGGGAGAGAGCCACATTGAAGTCCACGAAAACATGTCTAGGATCACGTGAGTGAGCAAATCCGTGCACCTGTAAGCCATCCGGAGGATCACCGGCGTCCAGCGACCTTATCTGTGCCGGCCCGAAGGTCCCTGGGCCATCCAACGATGACACTTGGGAGGGAACCATGTTTGGGCCTGAGGAAGACTTGACCCGCCATACACACTCGGGCCTTACAATTGAACTTTGATTTGGGCCCGACCCGTTACCTCGTCCAGACACTTCCTTTGGCCCATGTCCTTTAGAACACAAACAAGATGGGCCCGTCAACCCACTACCCAAGCTCATAACCAGCTCCAGGCACGAGTCTATTTTAGTCATCAGAACACTTATTTTCTCCAACATGCCCGACAGCTCATCTTTTGTAGCCCACAGCATCCCTTCGACTTCTCCCACCGCCGGAATACTCACAGAATGCGAACCGTCACCCCCGCATGCCTTCATGTGCCGACCCTTGTCCACATTTGTAGCAATCTACAAACCATTTTGAATTGCTCCACCAATCATCTTCCCCTTCCTCCTAATGTCCCCCTTCCCTCCTTCCATGCAACTACTTGCCGGAGGACATGCCGGTTTCATCAAGGCCGACGCATAAGAGACACCCTTAGTGGGGGGATACCCTTCCCACTGACGGCAATCCACTAGCCCCCTCTCTATGCCGATCCTGAGCAATATCGGCGTGAATGTGTACTGCTCTATTTTAATCTAGAAAAAACAAGGACATTTATTCCAGCCACCGAACGTAAGTTAGACACAAAGTCCTTCCACCCTCTACCATTCAGACCTTTAGGGATAATCAGGGAGCCCCTCTTTCTACAATTCCCATACATATCCAATTGCAAGAAATGGCCCTTTGGATTAGCATGACATTGAATGATAAAAACTCTATTTCCCTCCCGTACCGTTCTGAGAAAACCATCATGCCGATGGTGAGCCAAACACTCCTCCGTCACCTTTGATGCCCATGTTGTCAACGACACACTTAAATAAACATACTTGACTACCCTTTTGCTTCTCTCAGTAATGCGAATGAAATTACCCTCCCCTTTCGAAAAAACAAAGGTCTTCGATTCCACCTTCAAACGCCGTGACATTGTAGCAGAAAAAAATTACTTACAAGCACTTATTAAATATCCTTGCACCAAAGTGCAAGGATATTTAATAAGAACACTTGGGGaagatgaaaacaaaattagagGAATTATATAATTCTGCATTTCCACATTCCAACAATGAGTAATATATGCAAGCTCTTCgtgcgtgtatgtgtgtgtgtaaataTATTCAATATGTCACATCCACATTGACGGGTTAAAAGCATGCTTAAATGGCCTGCATGATATCTACAACAATGAGTTACATACTCATGCTTCCGCGCGTTTCTTAGATCAAAGTAGCCTTTCATAGAGGGTATACTTAGAGAGAGAGTTACCGAGAGAGATGACGCGATGGGGAGAGGCTGGCGACAGGTTCTCTGCGAGCTGGCTCGTCGTCAGTGGTTTCTGTTCGACGTGAGTGACTCGGAAAGCCTGGACTGCGAACGGTGTCTCGGCCACAGTCGGCGTGGTCTTGATTTCTGCTGATCAGGGTTCGTCCGTAACGAGAGAGAGCCgtgaggcagagagagagagagaatacgccgggagagagaaacagaggaagagagagggagcttAAGCTTAAGACAGAGACGACGACAAGGAGGACCGAGGAAGCTCACCTAGTTTCGTCGGCGTGCATAGGACATGCATGACCTTGAGCTGACGTGAGCGACAGCGGTGGTCTTCATCGGTGCAGAGATGGCGTGAGGCAGGGGCCTCTGTCAGCGTGCGTTGGGTTGGCCGTGCGGGACAGAGCTTGAGGAAGACAGCCGTGAGCTTGGGCTAGCTGGTTCTTAGCGGCCTTCGGCGGCGTGAGAGGCAGAACCTGGTCCTgggagagagagccgagagagagggGGAATCTGGGCGAGTGTCACAATCCGTAATTCGGCAGTCATGGCGTTGACGAAGGAAGGCTCTGGAGATGAGTTGCGGAGGAAATGAGGTTGCACCTGGCTTACGTGTTCACAGTAAAAGCAGATATTGCCTTGATCGCGACGGGTATTGACCTCTACATGGCTTTTTATTAGATCCGTTGGATTATCACTCAGAAACCTCTTCATATCATCACGTGCTCCGCATATGATCTTACTCGTGCAGGTAGTCTTAGGACACGTTTGAAaaattagatgaattgagaatactataagtaataataaaatattttataaatagtaattgatagtTTAAAGggaaaatttaattgtaagtgATTTTACGTACTAAGATGTGCATccattcaatatgattagtcaaaaattagattttattgaaaatagtactaatttgaatttagaacaTGAAAGATACAACATTAATATACAGATTAGTACACAAACATGCTTGTACATAGAAAAACTCTAGTttcaattgagaaatattttaaattttagaaaagaaaagagaaaaagttaaataaaaactattataaaattcaaatattgttaaaatatagttttataatattatttttatttaaaaatttgaaaattttgaattgtaatttattttttatttaaaagattgtGAAAgatataatgattagtttagaAATCTTATggaaattcatataatcctagtacGACCAACTAGCGCCCTACCCTGCACAATGCAAACCgacgatctgatcgaaacccatggctacgcgaaaGGCAGGGCacgattttcttaaaaatccactcccgagtggtcgttcttgtcaattcctctcgcaaggcggaaaaaacaaaaacgaggggtgcaacacgaggacttcccaggaggtcatccatcctagtactactctcgcccaagcacgcttaactacggagttctgatgggatctggtgcattagtgctggtatgatcgcacccaacaaactaattattcaaaattcatATAGTCCTAgggcgacatactagcgtccttcaaatcccaatgcgaaccggcgtgcagatcgaaacccatagctacgcgatgggcagggtgcgattttcctaaaaatccagtcccgagtggtccttcttgtcaatttatctcgcaaggcggaaaaaacaaaaacgaggagtgcaacacgaggactacccaggaggtcacccatcctagtactactctcgcccaagcacgcttaactgcggagttctgatgggatccggtgcattagtgctggtatgatcgcacccatcaaactaattacttaaaattcaaatagtcCTAGtacgacatactagcgtccttcaaatcccaatgcgaaccggcgtgCAGATCAaaacccatcgctacgcgatgggcagggcgagattttcccaaaaatccactcccgagtggtccttctggtcaatttatctcgcaaggcggaaaaaacatgaacgaggggtgcaacacgaggacttcccaggaggtcacccatcctagtactactctcgcccaagcgcgcttaactgcggagttctgatgggatccggtgcattagtgctggtatgatcgcacccatcaaactaattacttaaaattcatataatccttgagcgacatactagcgtccttccgatcccaatccaaacggagatctgatccaaacccatggctacgcgatgggccgggcgagattttcccaaaaatccactcccgagtgctccttcttgtcaatttatctcgcaaggcggaaaaaaaatcaacgaggggtgcaacacgaggacttcccgggaggtcacccatcctagtactactctcgcccaagcacgcttaactgcggagttctgatgggatccggtgcattagtgctggtatgatcgcacccatcaaactaattatttaaaattcatataatcctagggcgacctacatGCGTATTtctgatcccaatgcgaaccggcgatctgatcgaaacccttggctacgcgatgggcagggcgcgattttcgaaaaatccactcccgagtggtccttcttgtcaattcctcttgcaaggcggaaaaaacaaaaacgaggggtgcaacacgaggacttcccaggaggtcacccatcctagtactactctcgcccaagcacgcttagctgcggagttctgatgggatccggtgcattagcactggtatgatcgcacccaacaaactaattattttaaattcatataatccttcagcgaaatactagcgtccttccgatcccaatccaaacggagatctgatccaatcccatggctacgcgatgggcagggcgagattttccgaaaaatccactcccgagtgctccttcttgtcaatttatctcgcaaggcggaaaaaaaatcaacgaggggtgcaacacgaggacttcccaggaggtcacccatcctagtactactctcgcccaagcacgcttaactgcggagttctgatgggatccggtgcattagtgctggtatgatcgcacccatcaaactaattacttaaaattcatataatccttgagcgacatactagcgtccttcgatcccaatccaaacggagatgtgatccaaacccatggctacgcgatgggcagggcgagatttcccgaaaaatccactcccgaNNNNNNNNNNNNNNNNNNNNNNNNNNNNNNNNNNNNNNNNNNNNNNNNNNNNNNNNNNNNNNNNNNNNNNNNNNNNNNNNNNNNNNNNNNNNNNNNNNNNNNNNNNNNNNNNNNNNNNNNNNNNNNNNNNNNNNNNNNNNNNNNNNNNNNNNNNNNNNNNNNNNNNNNNNNNNNNNNNNNNNNNNNNNNNNNNNNNNNNNNNNNNNNNNNNNNNNNNNNNNNNNNNNNNNNNNNNNNNNNNNNNNNNNNNNNNNNNNNNNNNNNNNNNNNNNNNNNNNNNNNNNNNNNNNNNNNNNNNNNNNNNNNNNNNNNNNNNNNNNNNNNNNNNNNNNNNNNNNNNNNNNNNNNNNNNNNNNNNNNNNNNNNNNNNNNNNNNNNNNNNNNNNNNNNNNNNNNNNNNNNNNNNNNNNNNNNNNNNNNNNNNNNNNNNNNNNNNNNNNNNNNNNNNNNNNNNNNNNNNNNNNNNNNNNNNNNNNNNNNNNNNNNNNNNNNNNNNNNNNNNNNNNNNNNNNNNNNNNNNNNNNNNNNNNNNNNNNNNNNNNNNNNNNNNNNNNNNNNNNNNNNNNNNNNNNNNNNNNNNNNNNNNNNNNNNNNNNNNNNNNNNNNNNNNNNNNNNNNNNNNNNNNNNNNNNNNNNNNNNNNNNNNNNNNNNNNNNNNNNNNNNNNNNNNNNNNNNNNNNNNNNNNNNNNNNNNNNNNNNNNNNNNNNNNNNNNNNNNNNNNNNNNNNNNNNNNNNNNNNNNNNNNNNNNNNNNNNNNNNNNNNNNNNNNNNNNNNNNNNNNNNNNNNNNNNNNNNNNNNNNNNNNNNNNNNNNNNNNNNNNNNNNNNNNNNNNNNNNNNNNNNNNNNNNNNNNNNNNNNNNNNNNNNNNNNNNNNNNNNNNNNNNNNNNNNNNNNNNNNNNNNNNNNNNNNNNNNNNNNNNNNNNNNNNNNNNNNNNNNNNNNNNNNNNNNNNNNNNNNNNNNNNNNNNNNNNNNNNNNNNNNNNNNNNNNNNNNNNNNNNNNNNNNNNNNNNNNNNNNNNNNNNNNNNNNNNNNNNNNNNNNNNNNNNNNNNNNNNNNNNNNNNNNNNNNNNNNNNNNNNNNNNNNNNNNNNNNNNNNNNNNNNNNNNNNNNNNNNNNNNNNNNNNNNNNNNNNNNNNNNNNNNNNNNNNNNNNNNNNNNNNNNNNNNNNNNNNNNNNNNNNNNNNNNNNNNNNNNNNNNNNNNNNNNNNNNNNNNNNNNNNNNNNNNNNNNNNNNNNNNNNNNNNNNNNNNNNNNNNNNNNNNNNNNNNNNNNNNNNNNNNNNNNNNNNNNNNNNNNNNNNNNNNNNNNNNNNNNNNNNNNNNNNNNNNNNNNNNNNNNNNNNNNNNNNNNNNNNNNNNNNNNNNNNNNNNNNNNNNNNNNNNNNNNNNNNNNNNNNNNNNNNNNNNNNNNNNNNNNNNNNNNNNNNNNNNNNNNNNNNNNNNNNNNNNNNNNNNNNNNNNNNNNNNNNNNNNNNNNNNNNNNNNNNNNNNNNNNNNNNNNNNNNNNNNNNNNNNNNNNNNNNNNNNNNNNNNNNNNNNNNNNNNNNNNNNNNNNNNNNNNNNNNNNNNNNNNNNNNNNNNNNNNNNNNNNNNNNNNNNNNNNNNNNNNNNNNNNNNNNNNNNNNNNNNNNNNNNNNNNNNNNNNNNNNNNNNNNNNNNNNNNNNNNNNNNNNNNNNNNNNNNNNNNNNNNNNNNNNNNNNNNNNNNNNNNNNNNNNNNNNNNNNNNNNNNNNNNNNNNNNNNNNNNNNNNNNNNNNNNNNNNNNNNNNNNNNNNNNNNNNNNNNNNNNNNNNNNNNNNNNNNNNNNNNNNNNNNNNNNNNNNNNNNNNNNNNNNNNNNNNNNNNNNNNNNNNNNNNNNNNNNNNNNNNNNNNNNNNNNNNNNNNNNNNNNNNNNNNNNNNNNNNNNNNNNNNNNNNNNNNNNNNNNNNNNNNNNNNNNNNNNNNNNNNNNNNNNNNNNNNNNNNNNNNNNNNNNNNNNNNNNNNNNNNNNNNNNNNNNNNNNNNNNNNNNNNNNNNNNNN from Juglans regia cultivar Chandler chromosome 2, Walnut 2.0, whole genome shotgun sequence carries:
- the LOC108995522 gene encoding uncharacterized protein LOC108995522 isoform X5; the encoded protein is MHVLCTPTKLAEIKTTPTVAETPFAVQAFRVTHVEQKPLTTSQLAENLSPASPHRVISLGKASVMMDLITLFSELVATFIILVTRPFSLFKLACFFAMKTVFILIHTWMELVRATFGFHVNLFSRIIMLTVTLISLPARILNALKRERQIELENLEWDRKELGDDLQIAIKECKMMELILAEVEEEHDKAIAKIEQLEGEFQDLKNENLRLKEIKDEGYWSIKGPDDMGNGQNTGISESSGIPCGISSWKSSYNGSGIFLQDPMMSKDTWVDEGVMDPRLTCSRSHSPECTKRREEE
- the LOC108995522 gene encoding uncharacterized protein LOC108995522 isoform X4, whose translation is MHVLCTPTKLAEIKTTPTVAETPFAVQAFRVTHVEQKPLTTSQLAENLSPASPHRVISLGKASVMMDLITLFSELVATFIILVTRPFSLFKLACFFAMKTVFILIHTWMELVRATFGFHVNLFSRIIMLTVTLISLPARILNALKRERQLELYLNDIQIELENLEWDRKELGDDLQIAIKECKMMELILAEVEEEHDKAIAKIEQLEGEFQDLKNENLRLKEIKDEGYWSIKGPDDMGNGQNTGISESSGIPCGISSWKSSYNGSGIFLQDPMMSKDTWVDEGVMDPRLTCSRSHSPECTKRREEE
- the LOC108995522 gene encoding uncharacterized protein LOC108995522 isoform X3: MHADETRNQDHADCGRDTVRSPGFPSHSRRTETTDDEPARREPVASLSPSRHLSRCAGKASVMMDLITLFSELVATFIILVTRPFSLFKLACFFAMKTVFILIHTWMELVRATFGFHVNLFSRIIMLTVTLISLPARILNALKRERQICGSYSVQLELYLNDIQIELENLEWDRKELGDDLQIAIKECKMMELILAEVEEEHDKAIAKIEQLEGEFQDLKNENLRLKEIKDEGYWSIKGPDDMGNGQNTGISESSGIPCGISSWKSSYNGSGIFLQDPMMSKDTWVDEGVMDPRLTCSRSHSPECTKRREEE
- the LOC108995522 gene encoding uncharacterized protein LOC108995522 isoform X1 produces the protein MHVLCTPTKLAEIKTTPTVAETPFAVQAFRVTHVEQKPLTTSQLAENLSPASPHRVISLGKASVMMDLITLFSELVATFIILVTRPFSLFKLACFFAMKTVFILIHTWMELVRATFGFHVNLFSRIIMLTVTLISLPARILNALKRERQICGSYSVQLELYLNDIQIELENLEWDRKELGDDLQIAIKECKMMELILAEVEEEHDKAIAKIEQLEGEFQDLKNENLRLKEIKDEGYWSIKGPDDMGNGQNTGISESSGIPCGISSWKSSYNGSGIFLQDPMMSKDTWVDEGVMDPRLTCSRSHSPECTKRREEE
- the LOC108995522 gene encoding uncharacterized protein LOC108995522 isoform X2; this encodes MHADETSRNQDHADCGRDTVRSPGFPSHSRRTETTDDEPARREPVASLSPSRHLSRCAGKASVMMDLITLFSELVATFIILVTRPFSLFKLACFFAMKTVFILIHTWMELVRATFGFHVNLFSRIIMLTVTLISLPARILNALKRERQICGSYSVQLELYLNDIQIELENLEWDRKELGDDLQIAIKECKMMELILAEVEEEHDKAIAKIEQLEGEFQDLKNENLRLKEIKDEGYWSIKGPDDMGNGQNTGISESSGIPCGISSWKSSYNGSGIFLQDPMMSKDTWVDEGVMDPRLTCSRSHSPECTKRREEE
- the LOC108995522 gene encoding uncharacterized protein LOC108995522 isoform X6, encoding MMDLITLFSELVATFIILVTRPFSLFKLACFFAMKTVFILIHTWMELVRATFGFHVNLFSRIIMLTVTLISLPARILNALKRERQICGSYSVQLELYLNDIQIELENLEWDRKELGDDLQIAIKECKMMELILAEVEEEHDKAIAKIEQLEGEFQDLKNENLRLKEIKDEGYWSIKGPDDMGNGQNTGISESSGIPCGISSWKSSYNGSGIFLQDPMMSKDTWVDEGVMDPRLTCSRSHSPECTKRREEE
- the LOC108995522 gene encoding uncharacterized protein LOC108995522 isoform X7 → MHVLCTPTKLAEIKTTPTVAETPFAVQAFRVTHVEQKPLTTSQLAENLSPASPHRVISLGKASVMMDLITLFSELVATFIILVTRPFSLFKLACFFAMKTVFILIHTWMELVRATFGFHVNLFSRIIMLTVTLISLPARILNALKRERQFQDLKNENLRLKEIKDEGYWSIKGPDDMGNGQNTGISESSGIPCGISSWKSSYNGSGIFLQDPMMSKDTWVDEGVMDPRLTCSRSHSPECTKRREEE